From Candidatus Manganitrophus morganii, the proteins below share one genomic window:
- a CDS encoding flagellar assembly protein FliW has translation MNTVIQSAKLGPVSIDPERLLTFPEGIPGFRTVKQYTLVNNDKGHPFFWLQAVEDSELAFVVIDPLVFRPDYRPALPPEEMKELEIESSDSLVVLTILTIPQEDPLKLTANLMAPLVINSKTRKGKQIVLSDLNYSHREPLFPAHVLSASEQGVAGAK, from the coding sequence GTGAACACCGTGATTCAGAGCGCAAAATTGGGACCGGTGTCGATCGATCCCGAGCGGCTGCTCACTTTCCCGGAAGGGATCCCCGGTTTCCGAACGGTCAAGCAGTATACGTTGGTCAATAATGACAAGGGCCACCCTTTTTTTTGGCTCCAGGCGGTGGAAGATTCTGAGTTGGCCTTTGTGGTGATCGATCCGCTGGTCTTCCGGCCGGACTATCGACCGGCCCTCCCTCCGGAGGAGATGAAAGAGCTTGAAATCGAAAGCTCGGACTCCCTGGTGGTATTGACGATTTTAACCATTCCGCAGGAAGACCCGCTCAAACTGACCGCAAACCTGATGGCGCCGTTGGTCATCAATTCCAAAACCCGGAAGGGCAAACAGATCGTCCTTTCCGACCTGAACTACAGCCATCGGGAACCTCTTTTCCCCGCGCATGTCTTGAGCGCTTCGGAGCAGGGTGTCGCCGGCGCAAAATAA
- the csrA gene encoding carbon storage regulator CsrA: MLVLTRKSGEGIIIGDQIRVVVIEVHGNQVRLGIEAPAGIKIYREEVLAKIMLENKKAAGVDPKQLKDILSKGVPPPGKGKGSKP, from the coding sequence ATGCTGGTCCTGACACGGAAGTCGGGAGAGGGAATCATCATCGGGGATCAGATCCGGGTGGTGGTGATCGAAGTCCATGGAAATCAGGTCCGGCTCGGCATTGAAGCGCCGGCCGGCATCAAGATCTACCGGGAAGAGGTCTTGGCCAAAATCATGCTTGAGAACAAAAAAGCGGCCGGCGTCGATCCGAAGCAGCTGAAAGATATTTTGAGCAAGGGGGTTCCTCCGCCGGGGAAAGGGAAAGGATCCAAACCGTGA
- the flgL gene encoding flagellar hook-associated protein FlgL, which translates to MRVSDQMLFQSMMVHLQRQTGSLLHIQEQVASGKKINRPSDDPIGQPLVLNYGKTLATTEQYLQNIDRGETYLTSTESTLQDVGDQLQRAHELALQLANDSYSSTDRTNAANEVREIFNQLIAMGNRSVEGRYIFAGNQTRTLPFLEQGRYLGTAVTLPVTVTAAVNDQLTLSLDGISSTLTLPAGSYATGTALAGMVQTAINADPTFQAAGASATVTFDTDHLVITSNSEGGTSAAVPTAGTVLADLGLAAGTNQPSGTYMGDSGEISFLIGPNTPVIMNLPGDRLFKGVGVTGGVDLFSAVGGLQAALETNDTAGIQAALTNISAAQEQVIGERALLGARLNRMDATKTVLEDFKLSITRFKSDLENIDLTQAISDFSLQQVALEATRATAARLIQNSLLDFLR; encoded by the coding sequence ATGCGTGTATCGGATCAAATGCTCTTTCAATCGATGATGGTGCACTTGCAGCGGCAGACCGGATCGCTTCTTCACATTCAGGAGCAGGTTGCTTCCGGGAAGAAGATCAATCGACCTTCGGATGATCCGATCGGTCAACCGTTGGTTCTGAACTATGGGAAAACGCTTGCGACGACCGAACAGTATTTGCAGAACATCGATCGCGGCGAGACGTATCTGACCAGCACCGAATCGACGTTACAGGATGTGGGGGATCAACTGCAGCGGGCCCACGAACTGGCGCTGCAGTTGGCGAACGATTCCTATTCTTCGACCGACCGGACCAACGCGGCGAATGAGGTGCGGGAGATTTTCAATCAACTGATTGCGATGGGAAACCGTTCCGTCGAGGGCCGATACATTTTTGCGGGAAATCAGACCAGGACCCTCCCGTTCCTCGAGCAGGGGCGCTATCTTGGAACGGCGGTGACCTTGCCGGTGACCGTCACGGCGGCGGTGAATGATCAGTTGACCCTTTCATTGGACGGGATCTCCTCCACCCTCACCCTGCCGGCCGGAAGTTATGCGACAGGGACGGCGTTGGCCGGGATGGTCCAAACCGCAATCAACGCGGATCCGACCTTTCAGGCAGCCGGGGCTTCGGCCACCGTCACCTTCGATACCGACCATTTGGTGATCACCTCGAATTCGGAAGGAGGCACTTCCGCCGCCGTCCCCACGGCAGGGACCGTGCTGGCCGATTTGGGATTGGCCGCGGGAACGAACCAGCCGTCGGGAACCTATATGGGCGACTCGGGAGAAATCTCTTTTCTGATCGGCCCCAATACACCGGTGATCATGAACCTCCCCGGAGACCGGCTCTTTAAAGGGGTTGGCGTGACGGGAGGGGTCGATCTCTTTTCGGCGGTGGGGGGGCTACAGGCGGCTTTGGAGACGAATGACACCGCCGGAATCCAAGCGGCACTCACCAATATCAGCGCGGCGCAGGAGCAGGTGATCGGTGAACGCGCTTTGTTGGGCGCTCGACTCAATCGGATGGATGCGACCAAAACGGTGCTCGAGGATTTCAAGCTCTCGATCACCCGGTTCAAGTCCGATCTTGAAAATATCGATCTTACGCAGGCGATTTCGGATTTTTCGCTTCAGCAGGTCGCCTTGGAAGCCACCCGGGCCACGGCGGCCCGGTTGATTCAAAACTCGCTCCTTGATTTCCTTCGATAA